The bacterium genome contains the following window.
ATTTATAAAGACAAAACCCGAACTTTATAAAATCCGGGTTCGTAAAAAGATTATTTAAAATTATCATCTATTATTTCCAATAATAAAAAAGTCTTTTAAGTAGGGTAGTATAATTTTTTCTCTTATAAGTGATTTCTCTTCATTATTAAGCATAAAGGTGAAATGAATCAGAGCAATTAATACAAAACATAATGCAATACCAAAAATTTTGAGATAACCGTCAATATTTATTTGCAAAACTAATAGTCCGGCTAAAGAGTATAAAATAAGCCCGATAGATATATTTTTGATGAAAAAGTAATAATACTCAGAAACTTTTATTTGTAGAATTTTACTGACAACAAAGGGCTGAACAAAAGTTTTAACTAAAAATATCGATACAAATGTTCCAAGAGCAACACCTATAATACCCATTTTGAAATATATAACGAAAACAAGGCTGAAAATAAGATTAGATACCCCTTCTAGAATTGAGATGTAAGCAAAATATTGATGGGTATTGGTGGAAAACATATAGTTAACCCCTACTGATTGGGATAAAGCTATAAAATAACCCGCTGCAAGAAGAATTAAAGGGTAATATGCCTTAAGATAATGTACCCCCATCCATATTTTTATGAACGGATAACCAAGAAAAAGAAAACCGAAAAATACTAAAGAAGAAAGGAGAATTACCGGTTTTGATATTAGGAAAAATAATTTTACTCTTTCATCGTTAGATTTTATATTTATATATTTTGAAAATAAAGGATTTAAGATTCCTAAGAATGATAAGCTGAAATTATTTGCAGAACTGTTTAATTTATTGGCAATAGAATATGTAGTGACCATTTTTACTGATATAAATGTGCCTATAACCATCTCATCTAATTTGGATCTAAGGATGTCTGCAATTTGTACTATAAAAGTTTTTCGGCTGAAACCCAATAATTTTTTGATAGTATCTTTATTTATCAGGCTGAAATCAAAAGGTAAAAAATCAAATAATTTTATGGCAAAGATAAAGTATAAGAGGTTTGAGAAAAAAGTTGCCGTTAATGTTGCCAGAGCCAGAGATATTAATCCATAACCTTTTGACAACAGTACAAAAATCATTAAAGAATTTATCAAAAGCTGGATTGACATAATGCTCGATATAATCTCAAATCTTATATTTGCTGAGATAATACTGATAAAAGATTTGAACGGAAAACATAGAGCCAGATTAATACCCATAATTAATATAAGAATTGAAACCAGCTTGTATTCTTTAAAATGGATAAGAGTTATGGCAGCAATAATTAAAAATGTAATAATAAGAACTAAAAATAATATAATAAAATTTAAAAATAGCCCATTATTATGGACTTTATTAAATTCTTCTTTGTTTTTATCGCCGATAGCAACGGCCAGATTTCTTTCAATCGCGCTGGACACTCCTAGCTCTGTATATCCAAGATAATTTACAAAAATAGTAACAAGAACCCATATCCCGTAATTATAATCACCTATATTTTTTATCATGAAAGGGGTCAGGAAAAGCAGGGTTAATATGGACGCAAATTGATACGATAAACGTGATATTGTCGATATCACTATTTTTTTAAAATCACTTTTTGCTAGCATACTTTATCCTCAAAAGTCGGGCTGGAGATAAATTTGATACTTGTTTTCCCCTCTTTTTTTAATCTTAAATAATGCATTTTATTTTGGTTCAGCCTGTTATATTGTTCTTTGTCGCGCATCTTTAAAATTTTTGCAGGATTTCCGCCAATTATAGAGTATTTAGGAACATCTTTAGTGACAACAGACCCTAATGCAATTACCGCACCTTCTCCAACTCTAACCCCCGGGCATATACTCACATTTGCACCAATCCAGACATTCTTTTCTATTGTTACAGGTTTGAGAATATAATAATCATCATAGGGCAGCATCTCTGCGTTCTCATATCTATGGTTTGATGTAAGAATTGTAACTTTGGGACCTATTATTACATTTTCATGAATTTCGATCTTGCCGCGAGCTTCTAATAGGCACTCCGGTCCTATATATATATGGTCTGACAGCTTTATGTTTTCGGGAAAAATAAAAGTAGAATTTAAATCTATAGACAAATTATCACCGCTACTATCGAATTTTTTCATTTTATTTTTTAATTTTATTGAACTGATTATATTTCTCAAATAATTAATAAATTTTTTTATCATTGCTGTTATATTCCTATATTAACCAAATTATAGTGCTCTGAAAAAGTAATTAAGAAATGAAATATTTTTTGCGAAAGCACTATAGCTTTTAGGAGTGATGCTTTTCGGGAAAATTCGGCTTTGCCGGTTTTCCTGAAAACAAACTCGTTTCAGTATAGCTGTTAATTTCCTGCGAGAAAGCTTTAATGAGAGATTCTTGAATTGATTGAACTTTATCAGGATTAATACTGTACTG
Protein-coding sequences here:
- a CDS encoding acyltransferase, with protein sequence MIKKFINYLRNIISSIKLKNKMKKFDSSGDNLSIDLNSTFIFPENIKLSDHIYIGPECLLEARGKIEIHENVIIGPKVTILTSNHRYENAEMLPYDDYYILKPVTIEKNVWIGANVSICPGVRVGEGAVIALGSVVTKDVPKYSIIGGNPAKILKMRDKEQYNRLNQNKMHYLRLKKEGKTSIKFISSPTFEDKVC
- a CDS encoding oligosaccharide flippase family protein — its product is MLAKSDFKKIVISTISRLSYQFASILTLLFLTPFMIKNIGDYNYGIWVLVTIFVNYLGYTELGVSSAIERNLAVAIGDKNKEEFNKVHNNGLFLNFIILFLVLIITFLIIAAITLIHFKEYKLVSILILIMGINLALCFPFKSFISIISANIRFEIISSIMSIQLLINSLMIFVLLSKGYGLISLALATLTATFFSNLLYFIFAIKLFDFLPFDFSLINKDTIKKLLGFSRKTFIVQIADILRSKLDEMVIGTFISVKMVTTYSIANKLNSSANNFSLSFLGILNPLFSKYINIKSNDERVKLFFLISKPVILLSSLVFFGFLFLGYPFIKIWMGVHYLKAYYPLILLAAGYFIALSQSVGVNYMFSTNTHQYFAYISILEGVSNLIFSLVFVIYFKMGIIGVALGTFVSIFLVKTFVQPFVVSKILQIKVSEYYYFFIKNISIGLILYSLAGLLVLQINIDGYLKIFGIALCFVLIALIHFTFMLNNEEKSLIREKIILPYLKDFFIIGNNR